A section of the Rossellomorea marisflavi genome encodes:
- a CDS encoding Na+/H+ antiporter NhaC family protein encodes MNQEKGNLLALLPLLIFVALFLGAGIISGDFYSFPVLVAIIIAAVVALAMNRKDSLNVKVERFAKGAGNLDIMIMVLIFLSAGAFSGVAEKMGAVDSTVNFALSVIPENLLIVGLFVIAAFISLAMGTSMGTIAALAPIGVGISSGTDISLPLAMATVVGGSMFGDNLSFISDTTIAAVRTQKTEMKDKFKVNFFIVLPAAIITIIALFFVTLGNQSSVDAGSYSIVKILPYLAVIIGALSGLNVFAVLFGGILLSGIIGFIDGSFTPTSYFGSIADGMLGMGEIAFLSILIGGVVELIRHNGGIQALLYLVTRKVGSSKGAQYSTAGLVASTNLCTANNTISIIIAGPLAKSISDEYGVDNRKTASILDIFSCAVQGLIPYGAQMLLVAETAGISPLSILPYAFYPILTAICGLVAIKFALPRFTRRKARSTEPVQS; translated from the coding sequence ATGAATCAGGAAAAAGGCAATCTACTGGCATTATTACCATTACTCATATTCGTTGCCCTGTTCCTTGGGGCAGGTATCATTTCAGGGGACTTCTATTCCTTCCCCGTACTCGTGGCGATCATCATCGCTGCTGTCGTGGCATTGGCCATGAACCGGAAGGACAGCCTCAATGTGAAGGTTGAACGCTTCGCCAAAGGAGCGGGTAACCTCGATATCATGATCATGGTCTTGATCTTCTTATCGGCTGGCGCTTTCTCAGGTGTGGCTGAAAAAATGGGTGCCGTTGATTCAACGGTCAACTTCGCCCTATCCGTCATTCCGGAAAATCTCTTGATTGTCGGGCTGTTTGTGATCGCCGCCTTCATCTCACTGGCCATGGGGACGTCCATGGGGACGATTGCGGCCCTTGCCCCTATCGGTGTCGGAATCAGCTCAGGAACGGATATTTCCCTTCCGCTAGCCATGGCGACCGTTGTCGGTGGATCCATGTTCGGTGACAATCTTTCCTTTATTTCGGATACGACCATCGCGGCCGTCCGTACGCAGAAAACGGAGATGAAAGATAAGTTCAAAGTCAATTTCTTCATCGTCCTGCCTGCTGCCATCATCACCATCATTGCCCTGTTCTTCGTGACGCTTGGCAACCAGTCGTCCGTCGACGCCGGAAGTTATTCCATCGTGAAGATCCTTCCGTATCTTGCCGTCATCATCGGTGCCCTCTCGGGATTGAACGTATTTGCCGTCTTATTCGGCGGCATCCTGCTTTCAGGAATCATCGGATTCATCGACGGAAGCTTCACACCGACAAGCTATTTCGGCAGCATTGCCGATGGTATGCTCGGAATGGGCGAGATCGCCTTCCTATCGATCCTGATCGGAGGAGTGGTGGAACTGATCCGTCACAATGGCGGGATCCAGGCGCTTCTCTATCTTGTAACGAGGAAGGTCGGTTCATCCAAAGGCGCGCAATACTCCACTGCGGGACTCGTGGCATCCACGAACCTGTGCACCGCCAATAATACCATCTCCATCATCATTGCCGGGCCTCTTGCCAAATCAATCAGTGATGAATACGGTGTGGACAACCGGAAGACAGCGAGTATCCTCGATATCTTCTCATGTGCCGTACAAGGTTTGATTCCATACGGTGCCCAGATGCTTCTTGTAGCTGAAACAGCCGGCATTTCGCCGCTGAGCATCCTTCCGTATGCGTTCTACCCGATCTTGACGGCGATTTGTGGCCTGGTGGCGATCAAATTCGCCCTGCCTCGTTTCACCCGCAGGAAAGCTCGTTCTACAGAGCCGGTACAATCATAA
- the cls gene encoding cardiolipin synthase, whose protein sequence is MHILSILLGVLFFFNLVLASIIVFLERRNAGATWAWLMVLFYIPYLGFILYLIFGQNMTRKRLFDWEGIKKIGIEDLLIEQTRSLRERSLPFRHREISPHQDLIYMHLINNDALLTQDNDVTVYTDGQEKFEALLRDIEQARSHIHIQYYIFKKDQLGKKIVDKLIEKAKQGIEVRILYDEMGSRRTRPRFFRHLTAVGGEVAVFFPSKIPFVNLRLNYRNHRKLVIIDGKVGYVGGFNVGDEYLGLDPKFGYWRDTHLRVIGSASLAMQTRFILDWNQATKSRKISYEGKYFPTASFSGSTGIQIVTSGPDSEWEQIKNGYLKMISSAKHSIYIQTPYFIPDESLLDSLRIAALTGKDVRIMIPNKPDHMFVYWATYSYVGELLKAGARIFIYDNGFIHAKTIVVDDELSSVGTANIDVRSFRLNFEVNAFLYDRKLSRELSRSFMEDRKLSRELTLEDYHRRPLMIKFKESISRLLSPIL, encoded by the coding sequence ATGCACATTCTTTCCATCCTCTTAGGGGTTTTATTCTTCTTCAACCTGGTGCTCGCTTCCATCATCGTCTTCCTTGAAAGGAGAAATGCCGGGGCGACATGGGCTTGGCTCATGGTTCTCTTTTATATTCCGTATCTCGGCTTCATCCTTTATTTGATTTTCGGACAAAACATGACCAGGAAACGCCTCTTCGATTGGGAAGGAATCAAAAAGATCGGGATCGAGGACCTCTTGATCGAACAAACCCGATCTCTGAGGGAACGATCCCTCCCTTTCAGGCACAGAGAAATTTCTCCCCATCAGGACCTCATCTATATGCATCTCATCAACAATGACGCCCTGCTGACCCAGGACAATGATGTTACGGTCTATACAGACGGGCAGGAGAAGTTCGAAGCCCTCTTGCGCGACATCGAACAGGCAAGGAGCCATATTCATATTCAATATTATATCTTCAAAAAAGATCAGCTCGGCAAAAAAATCGTGGATAAGCTCATCGAGAAGGCGAAACAGGGCATTGAGGTCCGCATCCTTTATGATGAGATGGGCTCAAGACGGACAAGGCCCCGTTTCTTCAGGCATCTGACGGCGGTCGGAGGGGAAGTCGCAGTCTTCTTCCCGTCGAAGATCCCGTTTGTGAACCTGCGCCTCAACTACCGGAATCACCGCAAACTCGTCATCATCGACGGGAAGGTAGGGTACGTGGGCGGATTCAACGTCGGCGATGAATACCTCGGCTTGGATCCAAAGTTCGGATACTGGAGGGACACGCATCTCCGGGTGATCGGCAGCGCCTCCCTCGCCATGCAGACACGCTTCATCCTGGACTGGAACCAGGCCACAAAATCAAGGAAGATCTCCTATGAGGGAAAATACTTCCCGACCGCTTCCTTCAGCGGCTCGACGGGGATCCAGATTGTCACCTCGGGACCTGATTCAGAATGGGAGCAGATCAAGAACGGATACTTGAAGATGATTTCATCGGCCAAGCACTCGATCTACATCCAGACACCCTATTTCATCCCGGATGAAAGTCTCTTGGATTCCCTGCGCATCGCTGCACTCACCGGGAAAGACGTCCGGATCATGATCCCGAACAAGCCTGATCACATGTTTGTTTACTGGGCGACTTACTCATATGTGGGGGAATTATTGAAGGCAGGGGCAAGGATCTTCATTTACGATAACGGCTTCATCCACGCGAAGACGATCGTAGTGGATGATGAACTGTCATCGGTCGGCACAGCCAATATCGACGTGAGGAGCTTCCGCCTGAACTTTGAGGTGAATGCCTTTCTTTATGACCGGAAGCTTTCACGTGAGCTCAGCCGCTCCTTCATGGAAGACAGGAAATTGAGCAGAGAATTGACCCTCGAGGACTATCACCGCCGACCTCTCATGATCAAATTCAAGGAGTCCATATCCCGGCTCCTCTCCCCGATCCTGTAA
- a CDS encoding DUF2187 family protein, translated as MDNTFVYSKEYANLGDIIEFKRKKHVLQGVVTTLRENTVIVRMDKESAEKLDLPDDQTVVAHKNYAIIERAENGTNPVFVYDGWNSALKA; from the coding sequence ATGGATAATACCTTCGTCTACTCAAAAGAATATGCCAACCTTGGCGACATTATAGAATTCAAAAGGAAAAAGCACGTCCTGCAAGGTGTCGTGACGACCCTAAGGGAGAATACGGTCATCGTGCGCATGGATAAGGAGTCAGCGGAGAAGCTGGACCTTCCCGATGATCAAACCGTGGTTGCCCATAAGAACTATGCCATCATCGAGCGGGCCGAAAACGGCACGAATCCGGTCTTCGTCTACGATGGCTGGAACAGTGCGTTGAAGGCGTAA
- a CDS encoding YpbS family protein, translating into MSVHKDITKHSSKQHSLVKEFMKLDESREQAIEEALTLCEAGKPFTTDRINHVTQEINALARQGVVPQRKTVTEEMVREYANRR; encoded by the coding sequence ATGAGCGTACACAAGGACATCACAAAGCATTCAAGCAAGCAGCACAGCCTCGTGAAGGAGTTCATGAAGCTTGATGAATCGAGGGAACAGGCCATCGAAGAAGCCCTTACATTATGCGAAGCCGGAAAGCCATTCACCACCGACCGCATCAATCATGTCACCCAGGAGATCAATGCCCTTGCAAGGCAGGGCGTCGTACCCCAGCGCAAGACCGTGACGGAAGAAATGGTGAGGGAGTACGCAAACCGGAGATGA